In the Colletotrichum higginsianum IMI 349063 chromosome 7 map unlocalized unitig_7, whole genome shotgun sequence genome, one interval contains:
- a CDS encoding TRI11 protein: MIAEFSFGEALNAIRSWSKGHETPIVSKNDKKATFMPLWTSEAWVKNKDPERKSPFPNLINVMVSAGVPTQTALSEAKENLGPGTDTTSASLAHILYALSRNTTYQKKLYQDLARVGFPTDMSALESIPRLKACVKEGIRWAGAAAAMLPRVVPEGGVELCGKFIPEGTVVTSSPIWYLRDKYAFPNPELFDPYRWIDETGTILTENPIRDKFYVPFSKGPNICIGNHFSYFELFLSLAKMVESFVLIHADEDGGGLAQAAGLINSDWQPVQLPKRKEWVAAVVTEPLLVTAIPRTRE; encoded by the exons ATGATAGCGGAATTCTCATTTGGAGAAGCACTCAATGCCATCCGTTCCTGGTCCAAAGGACATGAGACTCCGATCGTTTCCAAGAACGACAAGAAAGCAACATTCATGCCCCTG TGGACAAGCGAAGCATGGGTCAAGAACAAAGACCCTGAGAGAAAATCGCCGTTCCCGAATCTGATCAACGTCATGGTCTCTGCTGGTGTGCCAACGCAGACCGCCCTGTCTGAAGCCAAGGAAAACCTCGGGCCGGGGACAGATACAACGTCTGCCTCATTGGCACACATCCTCTATGCTCTTTCGAGAAATACAACCTACCAGAAGAAGTTGTACCAAGACCTCGCACGGGTTGGGTTTCCCACAGACATGAGCGCTTTGGAGAGTATTCCCCGACTGAAGGCCTGTGTGAAGGAAGGTATCCGCTGGGCTGGAGCTGCGGCTGCAATGCTGCCCCGCGTGGTTCCGGAAGGCGGCGTTGAGCTTTGTGGGAAATTCATACCGGAAGGA ACCGTTGTTACCTCCTCGCCTATCTGGTATCTCAGAGACAAGTATGCCTTTCCAAACCCTGAGCTATTCGACCCCTATCGCTGGATTGATGAGACGGGAACAATTCTTACCGAGAACCCGATACGAGACAAGTTCTATGTCCCATTTTCCAAGGGGCCCAATATTTGCATTGGCAACCA CTTCTCCTACTTTGAGTTGTTCTTGAGCCTGGCAAAGATGGTGGAGAGTTTTGTTCTCATCCACGcagacgaggatggcggtgGATTGGCACAAGCAGCCGGGCTGATCAACTCCGACTGGCAGCCGGTTCAACTTCCCAAGAGAAAGGAGTGGGTTGCGGCGGTAGTGACGGAGCCACTGCTCGTCACGGCCATCCCAAGAACTCGTGAGTAA
- a CDS encoding Major facilitator superfamily transporter — protein sequence MASSHQRPLSGDDGAVASHRTDATETTPLLAVGDIAPTADPDVSKATTLNEPDRQDDDPEDKPLPGWQIFLLCYARLVEPMAFFSIFPYINQMVQENGNLPIPDVGFYSGLIESLFSLTQAIVMIYWGKLSDRVGRKPVLVFSLVGVTFATSIFGMAQTIWQMVLFRCLAGVFGGTIVTMRTMIAEHSTPKTQARAFSWFAFSGNLGLFLGPLLGGALADPAHQYPGLFKGQFFLDYPYALPSFVVGSLGLTSALTSFFFVEETLKRERHDESDNGSTAPKKDTPSIAQLVKSKGVGKVLYVYGYIMLLAIAYTAIVPVFWYTPVELGGFGFVFLQFSIMMAVNGISQALWLLIVFPPLQRRIGTNGVLRACAYAYPLFFLLCPLGNLCLKAGVDDPGLVTLFWIIAPIGLAIGSGVSMSFTAVQLALNDVSPSPQVLGTINALALTGTSVIRSFSPALFASLFAVGAGTQVLGGYAIWVLMIALAIGLIFVVRQLPDEEDLEQLREQEQAQQEQ from the coding sequence ATGGCGTCTTCTCACCAGAGACCTCTCAGCGGAGATGACGGGGCCGTCGCGTCCCACAGAACCGACGCGACGGAAACGACGCCGTtgctggccgtcggcgacatcgCCCCGACCGCTGACCCGGACGTGTCCAAGGCGACGACCCTCAACGAGCCCGACCGGCAGGATGACGACCCGGAGGACAAGCCGCTGCCGGGCTGGCAGATCTTCCTGCTGTGCTACGCCCGGCTGGTCGAGCccatggccttcttctccatcttcccGTACATCAACCAAATGGTCCAGGAGAACGGCAACCTCCCCATCCCGGACGTTGGCTTCTACAGCGGTCTCATCGAGTCGCTCTTCTCCCTGACCCAGGCCATCGTCATGATTTACTGGGGCAAGCTGTCGGACCGCGTCGGCCGCAAgcccgtcctcgtcttctctcTCGTCGGCGTCACCTTCGCCACCTCCATCTTCGGCATGGCCCAGACCATCTGGCAGATGGTTCTCTTCCGctgcctcgccggcgtctttGGCGGCACCATCGTCACCATGCGCACCATGATCGCCGAGCACAGCACCCCGAAGACCCAGGCCAGGGCCTTCAGCTGGTTTGCCTTCAGCGGcaacctcggcctcttcctaGGACCGCTCCTGGGCGGTGCGCTCGCCGACCCGGCGCACCAATACCCAGGACTCTTCAAGGGCCAATTCTTCCTCGACTACCCCTATGCACTTCCGAGCTTTGTTGTCGGCTCCCTTGGCTTGACATCCGCCCTgaccagcttcttcttcgtcgaggaAACGCTCAAGAGGGAACGTCATGACGAGAGTGACAacgggtcgacggcgcccaaGAAGGACACCCCATCCATTGCGCAACTCGTCAAGTCCAAGGGCGTGGGCAAGGTTCTCTACGTCTATGGCTATATCATGCTCCTTGCCATCGCCTACACCGCCATCGTCCCCGTCTTTTGGTACACGCCCGTTGAGCTTGGCGGCTTCGGTTTCGTGTTCCTGCAATTCTCAATCATGATGGCGGTCAACGGCATCTCTCAGGCCCTGTGGCTCTTGATCGTCTTTCCGCCCTTGCAGCGCCGCATCGGGACCAACGGCGTCCTGCGCGCCTGCGCCTACGCCTACCCCTTGttcttcctcctctgccCGCTCGGCAATCTTTGTCTCAAGgctggcgtcgacgaccccgGCCTGGTGACCTTATTCTGGATCATTGCGCCCATCGGTCTCGCCATCGGCAGCGGAGTGAGCATGAGCTTCACCGCCGTCCAACTGGCCCTCAACGATGTGTCGCCCAGCCCGCAGGTCCTCGGGACGATCAATGCTCTGGCGCTGACCGGCACGAGCGTCATCAGGtccttctcgccggccttgttcgCGAGTCTTTTTGCCGTTGGGGCGGGAACGCAGGTTCTCGGCGGCTACGCCATTTGGGTTCTGATGATTGCCCTTGCGATCGGGTTAATCTTCGTTGTGAGACAGCTCCCTGACGAAGAGGACCTGGAGCAGCTAAGAGAGCAAGAGCAAGCCCAGCAAGAGCAGTAG
- a CDS encoding Integral membrane protein, translated as MAATMASYPYDDPTIDQAQRDYLRKLASFAEDQDLSEDLRSYVRGITIAFTAFAAFVVGLRFTARHLQGARYLIDDYTMLAALIILIGNMIMNLILVDGGIGLHSGRLTLQQMQFLDRTMIGAEILYVNGVNVYKIALLLLYLRIFPMPEVRKGAWICGSLTTLWTFACVIAASIQCIPLNRLWEPWKSGTCIDLFLTQLCIAIPSIIVDIAILYLPIPHVLKLQMNRAQRILVLFTFLLGSYVVFCSVYRFRIFLLYTRNDIPYSLAQGLAWNIIEISSGIVSACLPTLGPIVRILWKGLLDSAQRSGMDKYGFNSSNKKSGVRSGGVTIGGGQRSGNASHARDGSKDWSKFSDGNSKPSFREEAKYGIGLRTIGGGDDDRSSRSSNDVELVPQSTVSVTIRSPASANFPENEPAPTAREHYHGKKLTKQNSTSGAYPHLDNRIWQHREVEVTTEPVEPESMIPEFNSKRRSGTGM; from the exons ATGGCAGCCACCATGGCGTCCTACCCGTACGACGACCCGACGATCGATCAAGCCCAGCGGGACTATCTGAGGAAGCTGGCCAGCTTCGCCGAGGACCAGGACCTCTCCGAGGACCTTCGCTCGTATGTCCGGGGAATCACAATAGCGTTTACCGCCTTCGCCGCGTTCGTGGTCGGCTTGCGGTTCACGGCGCGCCACCTCCAGGGTGCGAGGTACCTGATCGACGATTATACGATGCTGGCTGCGTTGATCATCTTGATCGGGAACATGATCATGAACCTGATCT TGGTGGATGGGGGCATCGGACTGCATTCTGGCCGTCTTACGCTCCAACAGATGCAGTTTCTCGACAGG ACCATGAtcggcgccgagatcctcTATGTCAACGGCGTCAACGTGTACAAGATTGCGCTGCTGCTTCTCTACCTGCGCATCTTCCCGATGCCCGAAGTTCGAAAAGGGGCCTGGATCTGCGGGAGCCTGACGACTCTCTGGACGTTCGCCtgcgtcatcgccgcctcgaTACAATGTATACCCCTGAACAGGCTCTGGGAACCCTGGAAATCCGGGACGTGCATCGACCTGTTCCTGACGCAGCTCTGCATCGCCATACCGAGCATcatcgtcgacatcgccatTCTCTACCTGCCGATCCCCCATGTCTTGAAACTGCAGATGAACCGGGCTCAGCGTATTTTGGTTCTTTTTACTTTCCTGCTCGGAAGCTACGTCGTTTTCTGCAGTGTCTATCGCTTCCGAATTTTTCTTTTGTACACGAGAAACGACATACCCT ATTCATTGGCCCAAGGCCTTGCATGGAATATCATTGAGATAAGCAGTGGCATAGTGTCAGCTTGCTTACCGACGCTG GGCCCTATCGTCCGGATTTTATGGAAGGGGCTGCTCGACTCCGCTCAGCGAAGCGGAATGGACAAATACGGCTTCAACTCCTCCAACAAGAAATCGGGCGTCAGGTCGGGAGGCGTGACcattggcggcggccaaagGTCCGGAAACGCCTCCCACGCCCGGGACGGCTCCAAAGACTGGTCCAAGTTCTCCGACGGGAACAGCAAGCCCAGCTTccgcgaggaggccaagtACGGCATCGGACTCCGGACGATCGGcgggggcgacgacgaccgcAGCTCGCGGAGCTCCAACGACGTGGAACTCGTGCCGCAGAGCACCGTCAGCGTGACCATCAGGAGCCCCGCGAGCGCCAACTTCCCGGAAAACGAaccggccccgacggcgagggagcACTACCACGGGAAGAAACTCACGAAGCAGAACAGCACGTCGGGCGCGTACCCTCACCTGGACAACAGGATCTGGCAGCAccgcgaggtcgaggtgacGACGGAGCCGGTCGAGCCGGAGTCGATGATTCCCGAGTTCAATAGCAAGAGGAGGTCGGGAACGGGAATGTGA
- a CDS encoding FAD binding domain-containing protein translates to MKPSVLIVPGAWQLPTAFQPFATELASADFSASVVSLPTVGGTTTPLATLSDDVAAVRTELDKLVADGKEVVIYSHSYGGVVASNAVEGYDVATRSAAGAPGGVVSIVYSSAFMLPKGSSLLDLLGGQPLPWMIVQEDRVVGNTTMLPEVGFNDLPASEQEKWASQMTWTSLSAFVTPSSYEPWSNGIDCAYLYATQDNALPLAYQQGMSGVLPEGSKTENEPSGHCAHLSRPANVTSILSRWYPGN, encoded by the exons ATGAAGCCCTCCGTCCTCATCGTTCCTGGCGCTTGGCAGCTGCCCACGGCTTTCCAGCCCTTCGCGACTGAGctcgccagcgccgactTCAGcgcctccgtcgtctccctGCCCACCGTGGGAGGCACCACAACCCCGCTGGCTACCCTGTCggacgatgtcgccgccgtgcgCACAgagctcgacaagctcgtcgccgacggcaaggaggTCGTCATCTACTCTCACTCCTACGGCGGTGTTGTTGCCAgcaacgccgtcgagggtTACGACGTCGCTACCCGCTCGGCTGCCGGCGCCCCCGGTGGTGTCGTGAGCATCGTCTACTCCAGCGCCTTCATGCTCCCCAAGGGCTCCAGCTTGCTTGATCTTCTCGGCGGACAGCCGCTCCCCTGGATGATTGTCCAG GAGGaccgcgtcgtcggcaaCACGACCATGCTTCCCGAGGTCGGCTTCAACGACCTGCCCGCCTCGGAACAGGAGAAGTGGGCGAGCCAGATGACCTGGACCTCCCTGAGCGCCTTCGTCACACCCTCCAGCTACGAGCCCTGGAGCAACGGCATCGATTGCGCCTACCTCTACGCCACCCAGGACAACGCCTTGCCCCTCGCCTACCAGCAGGGCATGTCCGGCGTCTTGCCCGAGGGCTCCAAGACTGAAAACGAGCCTAGCGGCCACTGCGCTCACCTCAGCCGGCCGGCAAACGTCACCTCCATCCTGAGCAGGTGGTACCCGGGCAACTGA